In a single window of the Hoyosella subflava DQS3-9A1 genome:
- a CDS encoding WhiB family transcriptional regulator, whose translation MVEAEFDDLFEVVHEEWQDRALCAQTDPEAFFPEKGGSTREAKRICLGCEVRDECLEYALANDERFGIWGGLSERERRRLKRGIV comes from the coding sequence TTGGTCGAAGCAGAGTTTGACGATCTCTTTGAAGTCGTACATGAGGAGTGGCAGGATCGCGCCCTCTGTGCGCAGACGGACCCGGAGGCCTTCTTTCCGGAAAAGGGTGGGTCTACCAGGGAAGCTAAGCGCATCTGCCTCGGCTGCGAAGTTCGCGATGAGTGCCTGGAGTATGCGCTGGCGAACGACGAGCGGTTCGGTATCTGGGGCGGCCTGTCAGAGCGCGAGCGTCGTCGTCTCAAGCGCGGGATCGTCTGA
- a CDS encoding phosphomannomutase/phosphoglucomutase, producing the protein MSRSADAVNSVIKAYDVRGVVGEQIDGAFVRDVGGAFSRLVRDEGAQRVVVGHDMRESSPGLVEAFSEGVMAQGLDVVHIGLASTDALYFASGRLECPGAMFTASHNPARYNGIKLCRAGARPVGQDTGLAQISGEVIEGVPQFDGAPGRLTKREVLEDYAAFVRSLVDLERLRTLTVAVDAGNGMGGYTVPAVFRSLNVELKPLYFELDGSFPNHEANPLDPANLVDLQNYVRETGADIGLAFDGDADRCFVVDERGEPVSPSAVTALVADRELAKEPGGTIIHNLITSRSVPELVAERGGRAVRTRVGHSFIKQTMAETRAIFGGEHSAHYYFRDFWGADSGMLAALHVLSALGEQERPLSGLMEEYERYAASGEINSTVPDARQRMDEVASEFKDRATQVDWLDGLTIDLESGEWFNLRASNTEPLLRLNVEARDSERVREITNEVLAIVRR; encoded by the coding sequence ATGAGTCGTTCGGCCGACGCCGTGAACTCGGTGATCAAGGCATACGACGTTCGTGGTGTCGTCGGAGAACAGATCGACGGAGCCTTTGTCCGCGACGTCGGCGGCGCCTTTTCCCGGCTGGTTCGTGACGAAGGCGCTCAGCGTGTCGTCGTCGGGCATGACATGCGGGAGTCGTCCCCGGGGCTGGTGGAAGCCTTCTCCGAGGGAGTGATGGCGCAGGGGCTCGACGTGGTGCATATCGGCCTCGCCTCTACGGATGCGCTTTACTTTGCATCCGGTCGTCTTGAGTGCCCGGGTGCGATGTTCACGGCTAGCCACAACCCTGCCCGGTACAACGGGATAAAGCTATGTCGTGCAGGGGCTAGGCCTGTAGGCCAGGACACAGGTCTTGCGCAAATCTCCGGCGAGGTCATTGAAGGTGTTCCGCAATTCGACGGCGCTCCTGGTCGCCTCACGAAGCGGGAAGTGCTTGAGGACTACGCTGCGTTCGTTCGCAGTCTCGTTGACTTGGAGCGGCTCCGGACGCTCACTGTCGCGGTCGATGCCGGCAACGGGATGGGCGGTTATACGGTTCCTGCGGTCTTCCGATCGCTCAACGTCGAGTTGAAGCCGCTCTACTTCGAACTTGACGGCTCTTTCCCCAATCACGAAGCGAACCCGCTTGATCCCGCCAATCTCGTCGATCTGCAGAACTACGTCAGGGAGACCGGTGCGGACATCGGGCTAGCGTTTGATGGCGATGCTGATCGGTGCTTCGTAGTCGATGAGCGCGGCGAACCCGTCTCTCCATCGGCAGTGACCGCACTTGTGGCGGATCGTGAGCTCGCGAAGGAGCCAGGCGGAACCATCATTCACAACTTGATCACGTCGCGTTCCGTCCCGGAACTTGTGGCAGAACGAGGCGGGCGGGCGGTGCGAACTCGGGTCGGTCACTCTTTCATCAAGCAAACGATGGCGGAGACCCGCGCGATCTTCGGCGGTGAGCATTCTGCGCACTACTACTTCCGGGACTTCTGGGGTGCTGACTCCGGCATGCTCGCTGCGCTGCACGTGCTGTCAGCGCTAGGCGAGCAGGAGCGTCCTCTCTCCGGCCTGATGGAAGAGTACGAACGGTACGCAGCCTCGGGAGAAATCAACTCGACTGTGCCAGATGCTCGGCAGCGGATGGACGAGGTCGCCAGCGAATTCAAGGATCGCGCGACGCAGGTCGACTGGCTTGATGGACTCACTATTGACCTCGAGAGCGGTGAGTGGTTCAATCTCCGCGCATCAAACACGGAGCCATTGTTGAGGCTCAATGTCGAAGCCCGGGACAGTGAGCGCGTCCGCGAGATCACAAATGAGGTTTTAGCGATCGTCCGCCGGTAA
- a CDS encoding metallopeptidase family protein, translating into MRGRLVQQSVPTWKSRAQKFDAVALAAFEPIEVRWHKRLGELDIAVDEVPMIRALNPESVTWPPEIVADGPVPLSRLVPAGIDKRGQATRARIVLFRRALELRAETAEELTQLVHDILVEQVATYLGLSPDEVDS; encoded by the coding sequence TTGCGCGGGCGACTCGTTCAGCAGTCCGTACCCACGTGGAAGTCACGCGCCCAAAAGTTCGATGCTGTTGCACTCGCTGCGTTCGAGCCGATCGAAGTCCGATGGCACAAACGCCTCGGGGAACTCGACATCGCCGTCGATGAGGTGCCGATGATTCGTGCGCTCAACCCTGAGTCTGTGACGTGGCCACCGGAGATCGTCGCTGACGGCCCGGTACCCCTGTCTCGCCTTGTTCCTGCAGGGATCGACAAGCGGGGGCAGGCAACGCGAGCCCGGATTGTGTTATTTCGTCGCGCGCTCGAGCTAAGGGCGGAAACTGCGGAAGAACTCACACAGCTTGTTCACGACATCCTCGTCGAACAGGTGGCGACGTACCTCGGACTATCTCCTGACGAGGTGGATTCGTAA
- a CDS encoding DUF3499 family protein — protein sequence MSIVRRCCKPGCRGPAVATLTYVYAESLAVVEPLTDSDGPHSWDLCEAHALRITAPRNWELIRHWSPVDALPAESVPGTGDCTVPGEVDLDSPGDEPFYRETQSRRSHLRALPAPGIESPVF from the coding sequence GTGAGTATCGTGCGGCGCTGTTGTAAACCAGGGTGCAGAGGCCCCGCAGTGGCAACGCTGACTTATGTGTACGCAGAGTCTCTCGCCGTTGTTGAGCCCCTCACGGACAGCGATGGTCCGCACTCGTGGGATCTGTGTGAAGCTCATGCGCTGCGGATCACTGCGCCGCGCAACTGGGAGCTGATCCGGCATTGGTCACCCGTTGACGCGCTTCCGGCCGAGTCCGTTCCAGGGACAGGGGACTGCACTGTCCCGGGCGAAGTTGACCTAGACTCGCCAGGCGACGAGCCGTTCTACCGCGAAACGCAGTCCCGTCGCTCACATCTGCGGGCGCTTCCAGCGCCAGGCATCGAATCCCCCGTCTTCTGA